In the Oncorhynchus gorbuscha isolate QuinsamMale2020 ecotype Even-year linkage group LG05, OgorEven_v1.0, whole genome shotgun sequence genome, one interval contains:
- the mtrfr gene encoding mitochondrial translation release factor in rescue: MSSRLFVKLIFQVTGKVTWGISGRPPLFTVPPVGLAHVQTAGKKDYIDLPVLNEDELDEQFVRGSGPGGQATNKTSNCVVLRHIPTGIVVKCHQTRSVETNRKRARQIMREKLEVTYKGEESDILKNKKESIQRKQDKRKKANEILEKKRLFKEALMTDFKPGDDRG, translated from the exons ATGTCGTCAAGATTATTCGTTAAACTGATCTTTCAAGTGACGGGGAAGGTAACATGGGGAATCTCAGGACGACCTCCACTTTTTACTGTGCCACCCGTTGGCTTGGCACATGTTCAGACCGCCGGTAAGAAAGATTACATTGATCTCCCTGTCCTAAATGAAGACGAGCTGGACGAGCAGTTTGTAAGAGGGTCTGGACCTGGTGGTCAGGCGACCAACAAAACCAGCAACTGTGTGGTGCTCAGGCACATCCCAACTGGCATTGTCGTTAAG TGCCATCAAACCAGATCGGTGGAAACAAACCGCAAAAGAGCTCGGCAGATAATGAGGGAGAAGCTTGAGGTCACCTACAAGGGAGAAGAGAGCGACATTCTGAAGAATAAGAAGGAGTCTATACAGAGGAAACAAGACAAGAGGAAAAAGGCAAATGAGATTTTGGAGAAGAAGAGACTTTTCAAAGAGGCACTGATGACAGACTTCAAACCAGGGGATGACAGGGGGTGA